In a genomic window of Mycolicibacter heraklionensis:
- the cmrA gene encoding mycolate reductase (Catalyzes the final step in mycolic acid biosynthesis.) produces MPIPAPSPDARAVVTGASQGIGEALATELAARGHALIITARREDVLNDVAARLRDKYGVAVEVRAVDLADPPARDAFCAELAEREISVLCANAGTATFGPISGLDPVAEKAQVQLNAVAVHDLVLAVLPGMLARRAGGILISGSAAGNSPIPNNATYAATKAFANTFSESLRGELLKSGVHVTLLAPGPVRAEMPDAAEASLVDRLIPDFLWISTQHTAKLSLDALARNKMRVVPGITSKAMSMASGYAPRAIVTPIVGAVYKKLGGG; encoded by the coding sequence ATGCCAATTCCTGCTCCCAGCCCAGATGCCCGCGCCGTCGTCACCGGAGCGTCCCAGGGGATCGGTGAGGCGCTGGCCACCGAGCTGGCCGCCCGCGGCCACGCCCTGATCATCACCGCGCGCCGCGAAGATGTGCTCAACGACGTGGCGGCGCGGTTGCGTGACAAGTACGGGGTCGCGGTGGAGGTGCGGGCGGTCGACCTGGCCGATCCACCGGCCCGTGACGCGTTCTGCGCTGAGTTGGCCGAGCGGGAGATCTCCGTGCTGTGCGCCAACGCCGGAACCGCGACGTTCGGGCCGATCTCCGGTCTGGATCCGGTGGCGGAGAAGGCCCAGGTACAGCTGAACGCGGTGGCGGTGCATGACTTGGTCTTGGCCGTGCTGCCGGGTATGTTGGCGCGCCGCGCCGGGGGCATCCTGATCTCCGGTTCGGCGGCGGGAAACTCACCGATCCCCAACAACGCCACCTACGCCGCGACCAAGGCGTTCGCCAACACGTTCAGCGAATCGCTGCGCGGCGAGCTGCTGAAGTCCGGGGTGCACGTGACGTTGCTGGCGCCCGGGCCGGTGCGTGCCGAGATGCCCGATGCCGCCGAGGCCTCGCTGGTCGACAGGCTGATCCCCGACTTTTTGTGGATCTCCACACAACACACCGCGAAGCTGTCGCTGGATGCACTGGCGCGCAACAAGATGCGCGTCGTACCCGGGATCACTTCCAAGGCCATGTCGATGGCCAGTGGCTATGCGCCGCGCGCCATCGTCACGCCGATCGTGGGAGCGGTCTACAAGAAGCTCGGCGGGGGTTAG
- the tnpB gene encoding IS607 family element RNA-guided endonuclease TnpB: protein MARFDIPEGWSAQAFRFTLDPTEAQARALARHFGARRKAYNWAVATLKADIQAWRETGIETAKPSLPVLRKRWNQVKNDVCVNAETGAVWWAECSKEAYADGIAGAVDAYWNWQTSRAGARAGRRVGFPRFKRKGRDCDRVSFTTGAMRVEPDRRHLTLPVIGCVRTHENTRRLQRLIAKDRARVLAISVRRNGTRMDASVRVLMQRPQRPNVAFPGSRVGVDVGVRRLATVANDTGEVIERVANPRPLDAALTQLRRVSRARSRCRKGSRRYRERTTEMSRLHRRVNDVRTHHLHVLTTRLAKTHGRIVVEGLDAAGMLRQKGLSGARARRRALSDAALGTPRRHLSYKTGWYGSSLVVADCWFPSSKTCHACGHVQDIGWGEQWRCDDCSTSHHRDDNAAITLARYEEPAMGNSVVGPVGAAVKRGADRKTQPGRAGGRETRKGGSHTVAEHPRDGVQVA from the coding sequence ATGGCGCGCTTCGATATTCCCGAGGGTTGGTCGGCGCAGGCGTTCCGGTTCACGTTGGACCCGACCGAAGCCCAAGCTCGTGCGCTGGCACGACATTTCGGCGCTCGTCGTAAGGCATACAACTGGGCTGTGGCCACCTTGAAGGCCGATATTCAGGCGTGGCGTGAGACTGGCATCGAGACGGCGAAGCCTTCGCTGCCGGTGCTGCGAAAGCGGTGGAACCAGGTCAAGAACGATGTGTGTGTCAATGCCGAGACCGGTGCGGTGTGGTGGGCGGAGTGCTCGAAGGAGGCCTACGCCGACGGGATTGCCGGCGCGGTGGATGCCTACTGGAATTGGCAGACCTCTCGTGCCGGCGCCCGGGCTGGCCGGAGAGTTGGTTTTCCGCGATTCAAGCGCAAAGGCCGTGACTGCGACCGCGTGTCGTTCACGACCGGGGCGATGCGGGTGGAGCCCGACCGCCGCCACCTCACACTTCCGGTGATCGGCTGTGTACGCACCCATGAGAACACCCGCCGGCTGCAACGGCTCATCGCGAAAGACCGAGCGCGGGTGTTGGCGATCTCGGTTCGCCGCAACGGTACCCGAATGGATGCGAGTGTGCGCGTGCTGATGCAGCGCCCCCAGCGGCCCAACGTGGCATTCCCGGGTTCGCGGGTCGGTGTCGATGTGGGGGTGCGTCGACTGGCGACCGTGGCCAACGACACCGGTGAGGTCATCGAGCGAGTTGCCAACCCGCGCCCGCTCGATGCCGCCCTCACGCAGCTGCGGCGGGTCAGCCGGGCTCGGTCGCGCTGCAGGAAAGGCTCACGGCGCTATCGTGAGCGCACCACCGAGATGTCCCGGCTGCACCGCCGGGTCAACGATGTCCGTACCCATCACCTGCACGTCCTGACCACGCGATTGGCCAAAACCCACGGCCGCATCGTTGTCGAAGGCTTGGACGCTGCCGGGATGCTGCGGCAAAAGGGCCTGTCAGGGGCGCGCGCCCGCCGGCGCGCGCTCTCCGATGCGGCTCTGGGCACCCCGCGCCGGCACCTGTCCTACAAGACGGGCTGGTACGGATCGTCACTGGTGGTCGCCGACTGTTGGTTCCCCTCGTCGAAAACCTGCCACGCCTGCGGGCATGTGCAAGATATCGGCTGGGGCGAACAGTGGCGATGCGATGACTGCTCGACATCGCACCACCGCGACGACAACGCCGCGATCACCCTCGCACGCTACGAGGAGCCCGCTATGGGCAATAGTGTCGTCGGCCCAGTTGGGGCCGCCGTCAAGCGTGGAGCCGACCGTAAGACCCAGCCTGGCCGGGCAGGTGGCCGTGAAACGCGGAAGGGAGGCAGTCACACGGTTGCCGAACATCCCCGAGACGGGGTGCAAGTCGCGTGA
- a CDS encoding MFS transporter, with protein MTTNDHSLATADKPGRSRIVAWALWDTGAAGVSAIVVTFVYSVYLTSSVGRDLPGQVSPASWLGRTLAISGLTVAAIAPVIGVWVAAPHRRRVTLAVLTGTAAVLTASMSLIRDEPAYLAPGLLLLALVAACGDLAGVPYNAMLRQLSTPQNSGRISGFGWAAGYAGSVVLLLLVYVGCIAGSGPTRGLLGLSTEGGHNIRVAMLLAAAWLTVFALPLLLTAHRLAGEGEEPPLRLGFFGGYRQLWRDITAEWHRDRNLVFYLVASAIFRDGLAGVFAFGAVLGVNVYGISAGDVLIFGVAASVVAAVGAITGGLLDDRIGSKTVIVGSLVAMIAAGTTLMTLSGPRAFWACGLVLCLFIGPTQSAARTLLLRMAQDGRDGFEGVAFGLYTMTGRAVSFLAPWLFSVFVDVFGTDRAGMGGLCTVLLLGLLAVLPVRVSRPPRTP; from the coding sequence GTGACCACTAATGATCACTCACTTGCAACGGCGGACAAGCCGGGGCGATCCCGGATCGTGGCGTGGGCCCTGTGGGACACCGGCGCGGCCGGTGTCAGCGCCATCGTGGTGACGTTCGTGTACTCGGTGTATCTGACCAGCAGTGTCGGCCGCGACCTGCCCGGACAGGTGTCCCCGGCCAGCTGGCTGGGCCGCACCCTGGCCATTTCCGGGCTGACCGTGGCCGCGATAGCGCCGGTGATCGGGGTCTGGGTGGCCGCCCCGCACCGTCGTCGCGTGACGCTGGCGGTGCTGACCGGTACCGCAGCGGTGCTGACCGCCTCGATGAGCCTGATCCGTGACGAACCCGCCTACCTGGCTCCGGGACTGCTGCTGCTGGCGCTGGTCGCCGCGTGCGGCGACCTGGCCGGCGTGCCCTACAACGCCATGCTGCGGCAGCTGTCGACGCCGCAGAACTCCGGGCGGATCTCCGGCTTCGGCTGGGCGGCGGGCTATGCCGGCAGCGTGGTGTTGTTGCTGCTCGTCTATGTGGGCTGCATCGCCGGCAGCGGTCCCACCCGCGGCCTGCTCGGCTTGTCCACCGAGGGCGGCCACAACATTCGGGTGGCGATGCTGCTGGCCGCGGCCTGGCTGACGGTGTTCGCCTTGCCGTTGCTGCTCACCGCGCACCGCCTGGCCGGCGAGGGCGAGGAGCCTCCGCTGCGGCTCGGGTTCTTCGGCGGTTACCGCCAGCTGTGGCGCGACATCACCGCGGAATGGCACCGCGACCGCAACCTGGTCTTCTACCTGGTGGCCAGCGCGATCTTCCGCGACGGGCTGGCCGGGGTGTTCGCGTTCGGTGCGGTGCTCGGCGTCAACGTCTATGGCATCTCGGCCGGCGACGTCCTGATCTTCGGGGTGGCCGCCAGCGTGGTCGCCGCGGTGGGCGCTATCACCGGTGGCCTGCTCGACGACCGGATCGGATCCAAAACCGTCATCGTCGGGTCACTGGTCGCGATGATCGCCGCCGGCACCACGCTGATGACGCTGTCCGGACCCCGGGCGTTCTGGGCCTGTGGGCTGGTGCTGTGTCTGTTCATCGGGCCGACCCAATCCGCGGCGCGCACCCTGCTGCTGCGGATGGCGCAGGACGGTCGGGATGGGTTCGAAGGGGTGGCGTTCGGCCTCTACACGATGACCGGTCGGGCGGTGTCGTTCCTGGCGCCGTGGCTGTTCTCGGTCTTCGTCGACGTCTTCGGCACCGACCGGGCGGGCATGGGCGGGCTGTGCACGGTGTTGTTGCTCGGTCTGCTCGCGGTCCTGCCGGTGCGCGTCAGCCGGCCGCCGCGCACACCGTGA
- a CDS encoding MmpS family transport accessory protein, translating into MTDPYRPDGSNQQWQRGGASEPPTYGFPPYVDPAYAGQLPTYPPGYPPQAPHPTEQLPRQHWEPPQPPPGGPVGGGEGGPPEPPRFPNWLFLVAGAAVLLVVGMVIALVIANGSQRNSATVTPVTPLPTAPSTPVPKRVPTTTPPPSRTPAPSTTTTAPPPTTSTTAGVPETIVYSVSGTGRALSIAYIDTGGILQTEFNVALPWSKQVTLTPPATTAAAVTVVNFGEQITCSVSVDGTRVRQRTGSILTVCAAAG; encoded by the coding sequence ATGACCGATCCGTACCGACCGGATGGTTCCAATCAGCAGTGGCAGCGCGGTGGAGCGTCCGAACCGCCGACCTACGGCTTTCCGCCATACGTCGACCCGGCGTACGCCGGGCAGCTCCCGACGTACCCGCCCGGCTATCCGCCGCAGGCTCCCCACCCGACCGAGCAGTTGCCGCGGCAACACTGGGAGCCGCCCCAGCCCCCGCCAGGTGGACCGGTAGGCGGCGGCGAGGGCGGACCGCCGGAGCCCCCGAGATTCCCCAACTGGCTGTTTCTGGTGGCCGGTGCCGCAGTGCTGCTGGTGGTCGGCATGGTGATCGCCCTGGTGATCGCCAATGGCTCGCAGCGCAATTCGGCCACCGTGACGCCGGTGACCCCGCTGCCGACAGCGCCAAGCACCCCGGTTCCCAAGCGCGTCCCCACCACCACTCCGCCACCGTCACGGACTCCCGCGCCCAGCACCACGACGACCGCACCGCCACCGACGACCTCGACCACCGCCGGTGTCCCCGAGACGATCGTCTACAGCGTCAGCGGGACCGGCAGGGCGCTCAGCATCGCCTATATCGATACCGGCGGAATATTGCAGACCGAGTTCAATGTGGCTCTGCCGTGGAGCAAGCAGGTGACACTGACGCCGCCGGCGACGACGGCCGCGGCGGTCACGGTGGTCAATTTCGGCGAGCAGATCACCTGCTCGGTATCGGTGGACGGCACCCGGGTCCGTCAGCGCACCGGTTCGATCCTCACGGTGTGCGCGGCGGCCGGCTGA
- a CDS encoding SACE_7040 family transcriptional regulator, with the protein MASSIPKSISADSAGNDEPANRRSRLKSDRRSQLLTAAERLFAQGGYPAVRLEDIGAAAGVSGPAIYRHFAGKEALLVELLVGISTRLLAGARAVEASGRSPQEVLDGLVDFHLDFALGEPDLIRIQDRDLAHLPAAAQRQVRSAQRQYVEVWVSVLCALRPGLAEADARLMAHAAFGLLNSTPHSVKPSGAKSAGPERSRAVLRAMTISALGAVGI; encoded by the coding sequence ATGGCTTCTTCCATTCCGAAGTCCATCTCGGCCGACTCGGCGGGCAACGACGAGCCGGCCAACCGGCGCAGCCGGCTGAAGTCCGACCGGCGTAGCCAGTTGCTCACGGCCGCCGAACGCCTCTTCGCCCAGGGCGGCTACCCGGCCGTGCGGCTGGAGGACATCGGCGCGGCCGCCGGCGTAAGCGGCCCGGCCATCTACCGACACTTCGCGGGCAAGGAAGCACTGCTGGTGGAGTTGCTGGTCGGTATCAGCACCCGGCTGCTCGCGGGGGCGCGCGCCGTCGAAGCCAGCGGACGCAGCCCGCAGGAAGTGCTGGACGGCCTGGTCGATTTTCATCTCGATTTCGCCCTCGGCGAGCCGGACCTGATTCGGATCCAGGACCGTGACCTGGCGCATCTGCCGGCCGCCGCGCAGCGCCAAGTGCGCAGCGCCCAGCGTCAGTACGTGGAGGTGTGGGTGAGCGTGTTGTGTGCGCTGCGTCCCGGGCTGGCCGAGGCCGATGCGCGGCTGATGGCCCATGCGGCGTTCGGCTTGTTGAACTCGACCCCGCACAGCGTGAAGCCCTCCGGAGCCAAATCGGCCGGGCCGGAACGCTCGCGAGCGGTGTTGCGGGCGATGACGATCAGCGCGCTGGGCGCCGTCGGAATTTAG